The following proteins are co-located in the Silene latifolia isolate original U9 population chromosome 1, ASM4854445v1, whole genome shotgun sequence genome:
- the LOC141609892 gene encoding CSC1-like protein At3g54510 isoform X1, which translates to MTPQGLAASAAINIGLAMAVLSLFSVLRKQPSTAFIYYARRLSDNRQPPSFDRRLLPSVSWISRALRVPESDILHHSGLDALIIIRLFKFGIKFFVVCSVVGLLLLLPLNFFTTTSQSSTSHYMNSFTISNIEAASNRLWIHFSCLWLISFYGMYLLYKEYKEILSLRIRCLHNARDRPDLFTVLVREIPVCSEHGSCGCNVHHFFTRHYQQYLQSYQMLYDGKDLELLWDSATTTKAKIKQLKEKSMRNNSDRNRTLAEPLRGDASKIAFHEEKLQTLCGLLRGMQHETALQQMELPAAFVTFKSRVAATLVAQSQQVSHPFLWITEEAPEPRDVLWKNLSTPSRQLLLYKIGFFVAAALLTIFFAVPVAAVQGIAKFEKLKKWFPPAMAIQLIPGIRSILTGYLPSLILNGFIYIVPYSLLGIAQLAGYSSRSETEIKVCNMVFYFLVGNVFFLSLLSGSLLDELGQSFSHPGDIPSHLAHAVSAQADFFTTYILSDGLSGFSLEILQLGLLTWDTIKAHTFGRGKKKSPYVFSLPYFRVIPFVCLCLLIGMVYALVAPLLLPFLVGYLYLGYAVYMNQIEDVYPTFYETCGRYWPYIHSYILFALVLMQVTMIGLFGLKSKPGASIATVPLLVLTILFNEYCKLRFLPSFQHNSIQNAKEDDEVDEKENKLEIKSENAAHAYRPPFLAPVSFSEAGSSHQPA; encoded by the exons ATGACGCCGCAAGGATTAGCCGCATCGGCGGCGATTAACATAGGATTAGCAATGGCGGTACTCTCTCTCTTCTCCGTTCTTAGAAAACAACCTTCTACTGCCTTTATTTACTACGCCCGCCGCCTCTCCGACAATCGTCAACCACCCTCCTTTGATCGCCGCCTCTTGCCGTCCGTTTCGTGGATTTCGCGTGCTCTTCGTGTTCCCGAGTCCGATATTCTTCATCATTCTGGCCTCGACGCTCTCATCATCATCCGCCTCTTCAAATTCGG AATCAAGTTTTTTGTAGTTTGCTCTGTCGTCGGATTGTTATTGCTTCTTCCACTCAATTTTTTTACTACAACCTCGCAATCCAGCACCTCACATTACATGAATTCTTTTACCATATCAAATATTGAAGCAGCGTCGAATAG GCTATGGATACACTTTTCTTGCTTGTGGTTGATATCCTTTTATGGAATGTACCTGCTGTATAAG GAATATAAAGAGATTTTGTCTTTAAGAATTCGGTGTCTCCATAATGCAAGGGATCGACCTGATCTGTTCACTGTTCTAGTTCGAGAGATTCCTGTATGCTCTGAACATGGTAGCTGTGGATGCAATGTACATCACTTCTTCACTAGACATTATCAACAATATTTGCAGTCATATCAAATGTTATATGATGGGAAAGATCTCGAGTTGTTGTGG GACAGTGCAACTACAACCAAAGCAAAGATAAAACAATTGAAGGAGAAGTCCATGCGAAACAACTCTGACAGGAATCGTACCCTTGCTGAACCATTAAGAGGCGATGCCTCAAAAATTGCATTTCACGAGGAAAAGCTTCAAACATTATGTGGTCTTTTACGTGGTATGCAGCATGAAACTGCGTTGCAGCAAATG GAGCTGCCTGCTGCTTTTGTTACATTTAAGTCTCGGGTTGCAGCTACTCTTGTTGCACAATCCCAACAGGTTTCACATCCTTTCTTGTGGATAACCGAAGAAGCTCCGGAACCAAGAGATGTGTTATGGAAGAATTTGTCAACGCCTTCTAGGCAGTTACTGCTGTACAAGATTGGATTCTTTGTTGCTGCGGCTCTTCTCACAATTTTTTTCGCTGTCCCAGTAGCAGCAGTTCAAGGAATAGCAAAATTCGAAAAGCTGAAGAAATGGTTTCCTCCAGCAATGGCCATACAATTAAT ACCAGGAATAAGATCTATTTTAACGGGGTACCTTCCTAGTCTCATCCTCAATGGATTCATATACATTGTTCCCTATTCATTGCTCGGTATTGCTCAGTTAGCTGGGTATTCCTCAAGGAGTGAGACAGAGATTAAAGTCTGCAATATGGTATTCTATTTTCTAGTGGGGAATGTCTTCTTCTTGAGTTTATTGTCTGGATCATTGCTCGATGAATTAGGACAATCTTTCAGTCATCCTGGTGATATTCCCAGCCACCTCGCTCATGCTGTTTCAGCTCAG GCTGATTTCTTCACCACTTATATCTTGTCCGATGGACTGTCTGGTTTTTCACTGGAGATATTGCAGCTTGGCCTGTTGACATGGGATACTATAAAGGCACATACATTTGGTAGGGGAAAGAAGAAGTCTCCTTATGTTTTTTCACTACCTTATTTCAGGGTTATCCCATTCGTTTGCCTTTGCCTATTGATTGGCATGGTTTACGCACTTGTTGCTCCGTTGCTGCTTCCATTTCTTGTTGGCTACTTGTATTTAGGGTATGCTGTATACATGAATCAG ATCGAGGATGTATATCCAACTTTTTATGAGACTTGTGGACGGTATTGGCCATATATTCATTCCTACATATTGTTTGCACTCGTCCTCATGCAAGTCACCATGATTGGTCTTTTTGGATTAAAATCAAAGCCAGGGGCATCTATTGCTACTGTACCACTTCTTGTGCTCACTATATTGTTCAACGAGTATTGCAAGCTTCGGTTTCTTCCTTCATTCCAACACAATTCAATCCAG AATGCCAAGGAAGATGATGAGGTGGATGAGAAAGAAAATAAGCTTGAAATAAAGTCAGAGAATGCTGCTCATGCATATCGGCCACCGTTCCTGGCTCCGGTTAGTTTCAGTGAAGCAGGATCCAGTCACCAACCAGCTTGA
- the LOC141609892 gene encoding CSC1-like protein At3g54510 isoform X3, translating into MTPQGLAASAAINIGLAMAVLSLFSVLRKQPSTAFIYYARRLSDNRQPPSFDRRLLPSVSWISRALRVPESDILHHSGLDALIIIRLFKFGIKFFVVCSVVGLLLLLPLNFFTTTSQSSTSHYMNSFTISNIEAASNRLWIHFSCLWLISFYGMYLLYKEYKEILSLRIRCLHNARDRPDLFTVLVREIPVCSEHGSCGCNVHHFFTRHYQQYLQSYQMLYDGKDLELLWDSATTTKAKIKQLKEKSMRNNSDRNRTLAEPLRGDASKIAFHEEKLQTLCGLLRGMQHETALQQMELPAAFVTFKSRVAATLVAQSQQVSHPFLWITEEAPEPRDVLWKNLSTPSRQLLLYKIGFFVAAALLTIFFAVPVAAVQGIAKFEKLKKWFPPAMAIQLIPGIRSILTGYLPSLILNGFIYIVPYSLLGIAQLAGYSSRSETEIKVCNMVFYFLVGNVFFLSLLSGSLLDELGQSFSHPGDIPSHLAHAVSAQADFFTTYILSDGLSGFSLEILQLGLLTWDTIKAHTFGRGKKKSPYVFSLPYFRVIPFVCLCLLIGMVYALVAPLLLPFLVGYLYLGYAVYMNQIEDVYPTFYETCGRYWPYIHSYILFALVLMQVTMIGLFGLKSKPGASIATVPLLVLTILFNEYCKLRFLPSFQHNSIQSLL; encoded by the exons ATGACGCCGCAAGGATTAGCCGCATCGGCGGCGATTAACATAGGATTAGCAATGGCGGTACTCTCTCTCTTCTCCGTTCTTAGAAAACAACCTTCTACTGCCTTTATTTACTACGCCCGCCGCCTCTCCGACAATCGTCAACCACCCTCCTTTGATCGCCGCCTCTTGCCGTCCGTTTCGTGGATTTCGCGTGCTCTTCGTGTTCCCGAGTCCGATATTCTTCATCATTCTGGCCTCGACGCTCTCATCATCATCCGCCTCTTCAAATTCGG AATCAAGTTTTTTGTAGTTTGCTCTGTCGTCGGATTGTTATTGCTTCTTCCACTCAATTTTTTTACTACAACCTCGCAATCCAGCACCTCACATTACATGAATTCTTTTACCATATCAAATATTGAAGCAGCGTCGAATAG GCTATGGATACACTTTTCTTGCTTGTGGTTGATATCCTTTTATGGAATGTACCTGCTGTATAAG GAATATAAAGAGATTTTGTCTTTAAGAATTCGGTGTCTCCATAATGCAAGGGATCGACCTGATCTGTTCACTGTTCTAGTTCGAGAGATTCCTGTATGCTCTGAACATGGTAGCTGTGGATGCAATGTACATCACTTCTTCACTAGACATTATCAACAATATTTGCAGTCATATCAAATGTTATATGATGGGAAAGATCTCGAGTTGTTGTGG GACAGTGCAACTACAACCAAAGCAAAGATAAAACAATTGAAGGAGAAGTCCATGCGAAACAACTCTGACAGGAATCGTACCCTTGCTGAACCATTAAGAGGCGATGCCTCAAAAATTGCATTTCACGAGGAAAAGCTTCAAACATTATGTGGTCTTTTACGTGGTATGCAGCATGAAACTGCGTTGCAGCAAATG GAGCTGCCTGCTGCTTTTGTTACATTTAAGTCTCGGGTTGCAGCTACTCTTGTTGCACAATCCCAACAGGTTTCACATCCTTTCTTGTGGATAACCGAAGAAGCTCCGGAACCAAGAGATGTGTTATGGAAGAATTTGTCAACGCCTTCTAGGCAGTTACTGCTGTACAAGATTGGATTCTTTGTTGCTGCGGCTCTTCTCACAATTTTTTTCGCTGTCCCAGTAGCAGCAGTTCAAGGAATAGCAAAATTCGAAAAGCTGAAGAAATGGTTTCCTCCAGCAATGGCCATACAATTAAT ACCAGGAATAAGATCTATTTTAACGGGGTACCTTCCTAGTCTCATCCTCAATGGATTCATATACATTGTTCCCTATTCATTGCTCGGTATTGCTCAGTTAGCTGGGTATTCCTCAAGGAGTGAGACAGAGATTAAAGTCTGCAATATGGTATTCTATTTTCTAGTGGGGAATGTCTTCTTCTTGAGTTTATTGTCTGGATCATTGCTCGATGAATTAGGACAATCTTTCAGTCATCCTGGTGATATTCCCAGCCACCTCGCTCATGCTGTTTCAGCTCAG GCTGATTTCTTCACCACTTATATCTTGTCCGATGGACTGTCTGGTTTTTCACTGGAGATATTGCAGCTTGGCCTGTTGACATGGGATACTATAAAGGCACATACATTTGGTAGGGGAAAGAAGAAGTCTCCTTATGTTTTTTCACTACCTTATTTCAGGGTTATCCCATTCGTTTGCCTTTGCCTATTGATTGGCATGGTTTACGCACTTGTTGCTCCGTTGCTGCTTCCATTTCTTGTTGGCTACTTGTATTTAGGGTATGCTGTATACATGAATCAG ATCGAGGATGTATATCCAACTTTTTATGAGACTTGTGGACGGTATTGGCCATATATTCATTCCTACATATTGTTTGCACTCGTCCTCATGCAAGTCACCATGATTGGTCTTTTTGGATTAAAATCAAAGCCAGGGGCATCTATTGCTACTGTACCACTTCTTGTGCTCACTATATTGTTCAACGAGTATTGCAAGCTTCGGTTTCTTCCTTCATTCCAACACAATTCAATCCAG TCTCTCTTATAG
- the LOC141609892 gene encoding CSC1-like protein At3g54510 isoform X2: MTPQGLAASAAINIGLAMAVLSLFSVLRKQPSTAFIYYARRLSDNRQPPSFDRRLLPSVSWISRALRVPESDILHHSGLDALIIIRLFKFGIKFFVVCSVVGLLLLLPLNFFTTTSQSSTSHYMNSFTISNIEAASNRLWIHFSCLWLISFYGMYLLYKEYKEILSLRIRCLHNARDRPDLFTVLVREIPVCSEHGSCGCNVHHFFTRHYQQYLQSYQMLYDGKDLELLWDSATTTKAKIKQLKEKSMRNNSDRNRTLAEPLRGDASKIAFHEEKLQTLCGLLRGMQHETALQQMELPAAFVTFKSRVAATLVAQSQQVSHPFLWITEEAPEPRDVLWKNLSTPSRQLLLYKIGFFVAAALLTIFFAVPVAAVQGIAKFEKLKKWFPPAMAIQLIPGIRSILTGYLPSLILNGFIYIVPYSLLGIAQLAGYSSRSETEIKVCNMVFYFLVGNVFFLSLLSGSLLDELGQSFSHPGDIPSHLAHAVSAQADFFTTYILSDGLSGFSLEILQLGLLTWDTIKAHTFGRGKKKSPYVFSLPYFRVIPFVCLCLLIGMVYALVAPLLLPFLVGYLYLGYAVYMNQIEDVYPTFYETCGRYWPYIHSYILFALVLMQVTMIGLFGLKSKPGASIATVPLLVLTILFNEYCKLRFLPSFQHNSIQVRTKHWCGVRNSNRMVCVWNSISGTLVFGSILN; this comes from the exons ATGACGCCGCAAGGATTAGCCGCATCGGCGGCGATTAACATAGGATTAGCAATGGCGGTACTCTCTCTCTTCTCCGTTCTTAGAAAACAACCTTCTACTGCCTTTATTTACTACGCCCGCCGCCTCTCCGACAATCGTCAACCACCCTCCTTTGATCGCCGCCTCTTGCCGTCCGTTTCGTGGATTTCGCGTGCTCTTCGTGTTCCCGAGTCCGATATTCTTCATCATTCTGGCCTCGACGCTCTCATCATCATCCGCCTCTTCAAATTCGG AATCAAGTTTTTTGTAGTTTGCTCTGTCGTCGGATTGTTATTGCTTCTTCCACTCAATTTTTTTACTACAACCTCGCAATCCAGCACCTCACATTACATGAATTCTTTTACCATATCAAATATTGAAGCAGCGTCGAATAG GCTATGGATACACTTTTCTTGCTTGTGGTTGATATCCTTTTATGGAATGTACCTGCTGTATAAG GAATATAAAGAGATTTTGTCTTTAAGAATTCGGTGTCTCCATAATGCAAGGGATCGACCTGATCTGTTCACTGTTCTAGTTCGAGAGATTCCTGTATGCTCTGAACATGGTAGCTGTGGATGCAATGTACATCACTTCTTCACTAGACATTATCAACAATATTTGCAGTCATATCAAATGTTATATGATGGGAAAGATCTCGAGTTGTTGTGG GACAGTGCAACTACAACCAAAGCAAAGATAAAACAATTGAAGGAGAAGTCCATGCGAAACAACTCTGACAGGAATCGTACCCTTGCTGAACCATTAAGAGGCGATGCCTCAAAAATTGCATTTCACGAGGAAAAGCTTCAAACATTATGTGGTCTTTTACGTGGTATGCAGCATGAAACTGCGTTGCAGCAAATG GAGCTGCCTGCTGCTTTTGTTACATTTAAGTCTCGGGTTGCAGCTACTCTTGTTGCACAATCCCAACAGGTTTCACATCCTTTCTTGTGGATAACCGAAGAAGCTCCGGAACCAAGAGATGTGTTATGGAAGAATTTGTCAACGCCTTCTAGGCAGTTACTGCTGTACAAGATTGGATTCTTTGTTGCTGCGGCTCTTCTCACAATTTTTTTCGCTGTCCCAGTAGCAGCAGTTCAAGGAATAGCAAAATTCGAAAAGCTGAAGAAATGGTTTCCTCCAGCAATGGCCATACAATTAAT ACCAGGAATAAGATCTATTTTAACGGGGTACCTTCCTAGTCTCATCCTCAATGGATTCATATACATTGTTCCCTATTCATTGCTCGGTATTGCTCAGTTAGCTGGGTATTCCTCAAGGAGTGAGACAGAGATTAAAGTCTGCAATATGGTATTCTATTTTCTAGTGGGGAATGTCTTCTTCTTGAGTTTATTGTCTGGATCATTGCTCGATGAATTAGGACAATCTTTCAGTCATCCTGGTGATATTCCCAGCCACCTCGCTCATGCTGTTTCAGCTCAG GCTGATTTCTTCACCACTTATATCTTGTCCGATGGACTGTCTGGTTTTTCACTGGAGATATTGCAGCTTGGCCTGTTGACATGGGATACTATAAAGGCACATACATTTGGTAGGGGAAAGAAGAAGTCTCCTTATGTTTTTTCACTACCTTATTTCAGGGTTATCCCATTCGTTTGCCTTTGCCTATTGATTGGCATGGTTTACGCACTTGTTGCTCCGTTGCTGCTTCCATTTCTTGTTGGCTACTTGTATTTAGGGTATGCTGTATACATGAATCAG ATCGAGGATGTATATCCAACTTTTTATGAGACTTGTGGACGGTATTGGCCATATATTCATTCCTACATATTGTTTGCACTCGTCCTCATGCAAGTCACCATGATTGGTCTTTTTGGATTAAAATCAAAGCCAGGGGCATCTATTGCTACTGTACCACTTCTTGTGCTCACTATATTGTTCAACGAGTATTGCAAGCTTCGGTTTCTTCCTTCATTCCAACACAATTCAATCCAG